The following are from one region of the Actinoplanes sp. L3-i22 genome:
- a CDS encoding ABC transporter permease, translating to MTATTIQRTLPKFGGFNLGMIALELRRLVRNKRTVVFSVIMPPAFFLLFGTSSDYKTERIGDGNVTGYVLISMAVYGAMLATTSGGAMVSIERAAGWSRQLRLTPLKPAAYVAIKLTLAMIIGLVSVLVVNVAGVIFGADLPLGEWIASAVLAWVCALVFAAFGLFMGYLLPSENVMQVLGPALAILSFAGGLFVPLDTLGSTFATIAKFTPVYGVGELARYPVTHTGHLWQPVLNVIAWTLLFSVGAMWRFRRDTARV from the coding sequence ATGACCGCCACCACGATCCAGCGCACCCTTCCGAAGTTCGGCGGCTTCAACCTGGGCATGATCGCCCTGGAGCTGCGCCGGCTGGTCCGCAACAAACGCACCGTCGTCTTCAGCGTGATCATGCCGCCGGCGTTCTTCCTGCTCTTCGGCACCAGCTCGGACTACAAGACCGAGCGCATCGGCGACGGCAACGTCACCGGCTACGTGCTGATCAGCATGGCCGTCTACGGCGCGATGCTGGCCACCACGTCCGGCGGCGCGATGGTCTCGATCGAACGGGCCGCCGGCTGGAGCCGGCAACTGCGGCTCACGCCGCTCAAACCCGCCGCGTACGTCGCCATCAAGCTCACCCTCGCGATGATCATCGGTTTGGTGTCGGTGCTCGTCGTCAACGTCGCCGGGGTGATCTTCGGCGCCGACCTGCCGCTCGGCGAGTGGATCGCCTCCGCCGTCCTGGCCTGGGTGTGCGCGCTGGTGTTCGCCGCGTTCGGCCTGTTCATGGGCTACCTGCTGCCCAGCGAGAACGTGATGCAGGTGCTCGGCCCGGCGCTGGCGATCCTGTCGTTCGCCGGCGGGTTGTTCGTGCCCCTGGACACGCTCGGTTCCACCTTCGCGACAATTGCGAAATTCACTCCGGTGTACGGCGTGGGCGAGCTCGCCCGCTACCCGGTCACCCACACCGGGCACCTGTGGCAGCCGGTGCTCAACGTGATCGCCTGGACCCTGCTGTTCTCGGTCGGCGCGATGTGGCGGTTCCGCCGCGACACCGCCCGCGTCTGA